One genomic region from Buchnera aphidicola (Melanaphis sacchari) encodes:
- the rplQ gene encoding 50S ribosomal protein L17: protein MRHRKIGRKLNCNSDHRKSIFKNMACSLFLNEIIKTTLAKAKELRRVVEPIITMSKIDTIAHRRLIFSRIRNNEVVTKLFKNLGPLFNDRPGGYTRILKCGFRSGDKAPMAYIELVDRVKNTKLIKKS, encoded by the coding sequence ATGCGACATCGAAAAATTGGTCGAAAATTAAATTGTAATAGTGATCACCGAAAATCTATTTTTAAAAATATGGCGTGTTCTTTATTTTTAAATGAAATTATTAAAACAACGTTAGCAAAAGCAAAAGAATTACGCAGAGTCGTCGAGCCGATTATTACTATGTCTAAAATTGATACTATAGCTCATAGAAGATTAATTTTTTCTAGAATTCGTAATAATGAAGTAGTAACAAAATTATTTAAAAATTTAGGACCTCTTTTTAATGATCGACCTGGTGGTTATACTCGAATTTTAAAATGCGGATTTCGATCTGGAGATAAAGCTCCCATGGCTTATATTGAATTAGTTGATCGAGTAAAAAACACAAAATTAATTAAAAAAAGTTAA
- the fmt gene encoding methionyl-tRNA formyltransferase has protein sequence MKTLKIIFAGTDHFSEQHLNALIQKKYKIIAVISQPDRFLGRGLKKVFSPVKMLSIKNKIPIIQPITLNNKKIQKKISNFNADIMIVVSYGQIIPKEILTMFLKGCINLHPSLLPRWRGPTPIQSSILFNDKETGISIIKMNEKIDDGNIIYSSNCQISSKDTTETLSFKLAKIGIQGLLKTLEKINNNDIFEIKQNEKYVTFSKKIFKKNALLDWNKEAHFLERLIRAFNPWPICYFIVDTIVVRVWEATVITNIQSNVNIGEILCYNKYGIQIQTAKNILNIQKIQFPGKKIAHVKTMLDSKKNFFCLKKII, from the coding sequence TTGAAAACATTAAAAATTATTTTTGCTGGAACTGATCATTTTTCAGAACAACATTTAAACGCACTAATTCAAAAAAAATATAAAATAATAGCAGTAATTTCTCAGCCAGATCGTTTTCTTGGAAGAGGGCTAAAAAAAGTTTTTTCTCCGGTAAAAATGCTTTCTATAAAAAATAAAATTCCTATCATTCAACCAATAACATTGAACAATAAAAAAATTCAAAAAAAAATATCAAATTTTAATGCAGATATTATGATAGTAGTTTCATACGGTCAAATCATACCTAAAGAAATATTAACTATGTTTTTAAAAGGTTGTATTAATTTACATCCATCATTACTTCCTAGATGGAGAGGTCCAACACCTATTCAATCATCTATTTTATTTAATGACAAGGAAACAGGTATAAGTATTATTAAAATGAACGAAAAAATTGATGACGGAAATATAATATATTCATCAAATTGTCAAATATCATCTAAGGATACTACAGAAACATTATCTTTCAAATTAGCAAAAATAGGAATTCAAGGTCTATTAAAAACTTTAGAAAAAATTAATAATAATGATATTTTTGAAATAAAACAAAATGAAAAATATGTTACTTTTTCAAAAAAAATTTTTAAAAAAAATGCTTTATTAGATTGGAATAAAGAAGCTCATTTTTTAGAAAGATTAATACGCGCTTTTAATCCTTGGCCAATATGTTATTTTATCGTTGATACAATAGTTGTACGAGTTTGGGAAGCAACAGTTATAACTAATATCCAATCAAATGTTAATATAGGAGAAATCCTTTGTTATAACAAATATGGTATTCAAATACAAACAGCTAAGAATATATTAAACATCCAAAAAATACAGTTCCCAGGAAAAAAAATTGCTCATGTTAAAACAATGCTAGATTCTAAAAAAAATTTTTTTTGTCTTAAAAAAATTATATAA
- the def gene encoding peptide deformylase: MSVLKILRYPNQRLRLIAEPVIKINSKVHNIIDNMIETMHQEEGIGLAATQVDIQLQIVVISKLDEKKDNLVLINPKIIEKKGNISIEEGCLSIPEYRAFVPRSNYIKVQALNSHGNNIEIEANSLLSICIQHEVDHLQGKLFIDYLSELKKSRIQKKIKKINKRKNKIF, from the coding sequence ATGTCTGTTTTAAAAATATTGCGCTATCCTAATCAACGATTAAGATTGATAGCCGAACCAGTAATTAAAATTAATTCTAAGGTACATAATATCATTGATAACATGATTGAAACAATGCATCAAGAAGAAGGAATTGGTTTAGCAGCAACTCAGGTAGATATTCAATTACAAATTGTAGTCATTAGTAAACTTGATGAGAAAAAAGATAATTTGGTACTTATAAATCCTAAAATAATTGAAAAAAAGGGAAATATTAGCATTGAAGAAGGTTGTTTATCAATTCCAGAATATCGTGCTTTTGTGCCTCGTTCTAACTATATTAAAGTTCAAGCTCTTAATTCCCATGGAAATAATATCGAAATAGAAGCTAATTCACTGCTTTCTATTTGTATACAACATGAAGTTGATCATTTACAAGGGAAATTATTTATTGATTATCTTTCTGAGCTGAAGAAATCTAGAATTCAAAAGAAAATTAAAAAAATAAACAAAAGAAAAAATAAAATTTTTTAA
- a CDS encoding DUF494 family protein has protein sequence MFEILIYLFETYIHNESEVSIDYESVTNDLSDIGFKKQDIYNALRWLKNLSCCKKNIISAFDTNLNYISTRVYTTEELFKINVDCRGFIFFLEQLEILTLDTREIIIEKIMALDITELDLEDFKWIVLIILFNIPGCELVYKKLENVLFNFKINSVH, from the coding sequence ATGTTTGAGATATTAATATATTTGTTTGAAACTTATATTCATAATGAGTCAGAAGTTTCTATTGATTATGAAAGTGTTACTAATGATTTATCGGATATAGGTTTTAAAAAACAAGATATTTATAACGCTTTGCGTTGGCTTAAAAATTTATCTTGTTGTAAAAAAAATATTATTTCTGCTTTTGATACAAATTTAAATTATATATCAACTCGTGTTTATACTACAGAAGAACTTTTTAAGATTAACGTAGATTGTCGTGGTTTTATATTTTTTTTAGAGCAATTAGAAATTTTGACGTTGGATACACGTGAAATAATTATTGAAAAAATTATGGCGCTTGATATTACTGAATTAGATCTTGAAGATTTTAAATGGATTGTATTAATTATATTATTTAATATTCCCGGGTGTGAATTAGTTTATAAAAAACTTGAAAATGTATTATTTAATTTTAAAATTAACAGTGTTCATTAA
- a CDS encoding Sua5/YciO/YrdC/YwlC family protein: protein MFGLGCDPDNKKAVKKLLKLKKRSIKKGLILVASHYNQIKNYINENSLSIKKKKDMLMQWPGPVTFLVPASISAPHWLTGHFNTVAVRISNHFSIIKLCNIFGKALISTSANFSNMPPCLTTEDICRIFGKKFPLLNGKIGSEKNPSTIINIINGKFIRHANI from the coding sequence ATGTTTGGTTTAGGATGCGATCCAGATAATAAAAAAGCTGTTAAAAAGTTGTTAAAATTAAAAAAAAGGAGTATTAAAAAAGGACTTATATTAGTTGCTTCTCATTATAATCAAATAAAAAATTATATTAATGAGAATAGTTTATCGATTAAGAAAAAGAAAGATATGCTCATGCAGTGGCCTGGTCCGGTAACATTTTTAGTTCCTGCCAGTATTTCTGCACCTCATTGGTTAACAGGTCATTTTAATACTGTCGCGGTGCGAATTAGTAATCATTTTAGTATAATTAAATTATGTAATATTTTTGGAAAAGCTTTAATTTCAACTAGTGCTAATTTCTCTAATATGCCTCCATGTCTTACTACAGAAGATATTTGTAGAATTTTTGGAAAGAAATTTCCATTACTTAATGGAAAAATTGGTTCTGAAAAAAATCCTTCTACAATAATTAATATCATCAACGGCAAATTTATTCGTCATGCAAACATTTAA
- the aroE gene encoding shikimate dehydrogenase: MQTFKNFNYALFGNPINHSKSPLIHKLFKKQTHILHIYKAVNIPLNQFSLLVYNFFKNNLKGANVTAPFKEEAYFFSNKLTERAKIAHSVNTLKKIDNTTILGDNTDGIGLLSDLQRINFIKKGFSILIIGAGGAVKGILFSILSLNCTVYILNRTLSNAKRLVEQFSKYGNIYIFEKNNFKENYFNLVINAVSRNVVKEDFVPLSVLSDQTFFYDMNYDVVDTPFISWSAKIGSKLISNGIGMLVFQAAYSFLEWHNIFPKTDYIIDILNKKQS, translated from the coding sequence ATGCAAACATTTAAAAACTTTAATTATGCTTTATTTGGAAATCCTATTAATCACAGTAAATCTCCTTTAATTCATAAGTTATTCAAAAAACAAACACATATTCTTCACATTTATAAAGCTGTAAATATTCCGTTGAATCAGTTCTCTTTGCTTGTTTATAATTTTTTTAAAAACAATCTTAAGGGAGCTAATGTTACAGCTCCATTTAAAGAAGAAGCATACTTTTTTTCTAACAAGTTAACTGAACGTGCTAAAATAGCTCATTCTGTAAATACTCTAAAAAAAATTGATAATACAACTATTTTAGGAGATAATACTGATGGTATAGGTTTATTATCTGATTTACAAAGGATAAATTTTATAAAAAAAGGTTTTTCTATATTAATTATTGGTGCAGGTGGGGCAGTCAAGGGAATTTTATTTTCAATTTTATCTTTAAATTGTACAGTGTATATTTTAAATCGAACTCTCTCAAATGCTAAACGTTTGGTAGAACAATTTAGTAAATATGGAAACATTTATATTTTTGAAAAAAATAATTTTAAAGAGAATTATTTTAATTTAGTTATTAATGCTGTATCAAGAAATGTCGTAAAAGAAGATTTTGTACCTCTATCTGTTCTCAGTGATCAAACTTTTTTCTATGATATGAATTATGATGTTGTTGATACACCATTCATCAGTTGGTCGGCTAAAATAGGTTCTAAATTAATTTCTAACGGAATAGGTATGTTAGTTTTTCAAGCAGCTTATTCTTTTTTAGAATGGCACAATATATTTCCTAAAACTGATTATATTATAGATATTTTGAATAAAAAACAATCATAA
- the cspE gene encoding transcription antiterminator/RNA stability regulator CspE produces MSKIKGNVKWFNESKGFGFITPEDGSKDVFVHFSAIQSNGFKTLAEGQSVEFEITEGAKGPSAANVISL; encoded by the coding sequence ATGTCCAAGATCAAAGGTAATGTTAAGTGGTTTAATGAGTCTAAGGGATTTGGTTTTATTACTCCAGAAGATGGAAGTAAGGATGTATTTGTTCACTTTTCGGCTATACAAAGTAATGGATTTAAAACTTTAGCAGAAGGTCAAAGTGTTGAATTTGAGATTACTGAAGGAGCAAAAGGACCATCTGCTGCTAATGTTATTAGTTTGTAA
- the ybeD gene encoding DUF493 family protein YbeD, which produces MQTKLREILKFPCFFTYKIIGLANPELLDQIIKVIQIQIPGDYIPQVKSSNKGNYISISITVHAENFAQIENLYYNISKINAVRIVL; this is translated from the coding sequence ATGCAGACTAAATTACGAGAAATATTAAAATTCCCTTGTTTTTTTACTTATAAAATTATCGGTTTAGCAAACCCTGAATTATTAGATCAAATAATAAAAGTGATACAAATTCAAATACCTGGAGATTATATACCTCAAGTAAAATCAAGTAATAAGGGTAATTATATCTCTATTTCTATTACAGTGCATGCCGAAAACTTCGCACAAATTGAAAATTTATATTATAATATTAGCAAAATAAATGCAGTAAGAATAGTACTATAA
- the cysS gene encoding cysteine--tRNA ligase, translating to MLKIFNTSTRRKEIFKPINNGKINLYVCGVTVYDLCHIGHARTFVVFDMIVNYLRSIGFSVQYVRNITDIDDKILEKSLEKKIDFRIFTDTMIHSMNQDFSLLGIIPPNEEPRVTEYIDHIIAIIIKLIKNKNAYVNDHGDVMFSINSYKEYGNLSRQPLNNLISGTRKIQSKTKKNPLDFVLWKKSKKKDKIFWKSPWGDGRPGWHIECTAITNFFFKNSLDIHGGGSDLLFPHHENEISQSRCLSHKFKINFWMHSGMVIVKNQKMSKSLGNSYFLKDILSIYDSEVLRYFFLSTHYRHPIYYSEENLKKSQLSLEYLYKSINDAHPIPNRKEGLSFESEFYSAMNNDFNTPRACSILSKIARKINFFKKINLSKSNFLAFRLKKLAEFLGLLKKEPKIFLQRQQFFDKKMIKKIEFLIEKRNIARKLKLWEEADKLRNELKNLDIILEDLPKETLWRHKK from the coding sequence ATGTTAAAGATTTTTAATACATCCACTCGTAGAAAAGAAATTTTTAAACCCATTAATAATGGAAAAATTAATTTATACGTATGCGGTGTTACTGTTTATGATCTTTGTCACATTGGTCATGCACGTACTTTTGTAGTTTTTGATATGATAGTGAATTATTTAAGATCTATTGGTTTTTCAGTTCAATATGTTCGAAATATTACTGATATTGATGATAAAATTTTAGAAAAATCTTTAGAAAAAAAAATTGATTTTCGTATTTTTACGGATACTATGATTCATTCAATGAACCAAGATTTTTCTTTATTAGGAATTATTCCACCTAATGAAGAGCCTCGTGTTACAGAATATATTGATCATATTATTGCAATTATTATTAAATTAATTAAAAATAAAAATGCATATGTCAATGATCATGGTGATGTAATGTTTTCAATAAATAGTTATAAAGAATACGGAAATTTATCTCGTCAGCCCTTAAATAATTTAATTTCTGGCACTCGAAAAATTCAAAGTAAAACTAAAAAGAATCCATTAGATTTTGTTCTTTGGAAAAAATCCAAAAAAAAAGATAAAATTTTTTGGAAATCTCCTTGGGGGGATGGTCGTCCCGGATGGCATATTGAATGCACAGCAATTACTAACTTTTTTTTTAAAAATTCGCTAGATATTCACGGAGGAGGTTCAGATTTATTATTTCCTCACCATGAAAATGAAATATCTCAATCCAGATGTTTAAGTCATAAATTTAAAATAAATTTTTGGATGCATTCTGGTATGGTAATTGTTAAAAATCAAAAAATGTCTAAATCTTTAGGAAATTCATATTTTTTAAAAGATATCTTATCAATTTATGATTCTGAAGTTTTACGTTATTTTTTCTTATCTACGCACTATAGACATCCAATTTATTATTCTGAAGAAAATCTAAAAAAATCACAATTATCATTAGAATATCTTTATAAATCTATAAACGATGCTCATCCTATTCCAAATAGAAAAGAAGGTTTAAGTTTTGAAAGCGAATTCTATTCTGCTATGAATAATGATTTTAATACTCCGCGAGCTTGTTCGATTTTATCAAAAATAGCACGTAAGATTAATTTTTTTAAAAAAATTAATCTATCTAAATCAAACTTTTTAGCTTTTCGATTAAAAAAACTAGCAGAATTTTTAGGTCTTTTAAAAAAAGAGCCAAAAATTTTTCTTCAAAGACAACAATTTTTTGATAAAAAAATGATAAAAAAAATTGAATTTTTGATTGAAAAAAGAAATATTGCTAGAAAATTAAAGTTATGGGAAGAAGCTGATAAATTACGTAATGAATTAAAAAATTTAGATATAATTTTAGAAGATTTGCCGAAAGAAACATTATGGCGTCATAAAAAATAA
- the folD gene encoding bifunctional methylenetetrahydrofolate dehydrogenase/methenyltetrahydrofolate cyclohydrolase FolD, with amino-acid sequence MTAIIINGSKIAQNIEIKILKKIIKRKENKKRMPGLAMILIGNNSASQIYVKRKIIACKKVNFLSQYWHFPENVDEKKILNLIQKLNNDLKIDGILVQLPIPETINYTKIFSAIRPDKDVDGFHPYNTGSLCQRNPTLRACTPKGIITMLKYKKIHTHGLHAVIVGASNTVGRPMSMELLLAGCTTTVTHRFTKNLKSHVNIADLLIVAIGKPNFLKGQWIKNGSIVIDVGINKLKNGDIVGDVDFKSASLKASYITPVPGGVGPMTVATLLENTLEACEKYHDK; translated from the coding sequence ATGACTGCAATAATAATTAACGGTAGTAAAATAGCACAAAATATAGAAATTAAAATTTTAAAAAAAATTATAAAAAGAAAAGAAAACAAAAAAAGGATGCCTGGATTAGCGATGATTTTAATTGGAAATAATTCGGCATCTCAAATTTATGTAAAAAGAAAAATAATAGCTTGTAAAAAAGTTAATTTCTTATCTCAATATTGGCATTTTCCAGAAAATGTAGATGAAAAAAAAATATTAAATTTAATTCAAAAACTAAATAATGATTTAAAAATAGATGGAATTTTAGTGCAATTACCTATACCTGAAACAATAAATTATACTAAAATTTTCAGTGCTATTAGACCTGATAAAGATGTTGATGGTTTTCATCCTTATAATACAGGCTCCCTATGTCAAAGAAATCCTACACTAAGAGCTTGTACACCCAAAGGTATTATTACTATGTTAAAGTATAAAAAAATTCATACGCATGGGTTACATGCTGTTATCGTAGGGGCTTCTAATACAGTAGGAAGACCGATGAGTATGGAATTATTACTAGCTGGATGCACTACTACTGTAACACATAGATTTACTAAAAATTTAAAAAGTCATGTAAATATAGCAGATTTATTAATTGTAGCCATAGGAAAACCAAATTTTTTAAAAGGACAGTGGATTAAAAACGGCTCCATAGTAATAGACGTGGGAATTAATAAATTAAAAAATGGAGACATTGTAGGAGATGTAGATTTTAAATCAGCATCTTTAAAAGCCTCTTATATTACACCAGTTCCAGGTGGAGTAGGTCCAATGACAGTAGCAACATTACTAGAAAATACGTTAGAAGCTTGTGAAAAATATCATGATAAATAA
- the adk gene encoding adenylate kinase — translation MRIILLGAPGTGKGTQGKFIEKKYNIPKISTGDILRKKIEENHQISKKINEILKNGKLVSDKIVCNLLNERLNKSDCKNGFILDGFPRTKKQAIYLSKINVKIDYILEFIVPYEIILQRVSGRRIHFSSGRIYHINFNPPKEKNKDDITKEQLSIREDDKISSVKKRLKEYEEKIIPLRKYYLEKPELKYFKIDGAEKLSNIFKKIESILNKK, via the coding sequence ATGCGTATTATTTTATTAGGAGCTCCTGGAACAGGAAAGGGGACGCAGGGAAAGTTTATTGAAAAAAAATATAATATTCCGAAAATCTCTACAGGAGATATATTACGAAAAAAAATAGAAGAAAATCATCAGATCAGCAAAAAAATCAATGAAATATTAAAAAACGGAAAATTAGTCTCAGACAAAATTGTTTGTAATTTACTAAATGAAAGGCTGAATAAATCAGATTGTAAAAATGGATTTATATTAGATGGTTTTCCAAGAACAAAAAAACAAGCAATATATCTATCTAAAATTAATGTAAAAATAGATTATATATTAGAATTTATAGTTCCATATGAAATAATCCTTCAAAGAGTATCTGGAAGAAGAATACATTTTTCATCAGGAAGAATTTACCACATTAATTTTAATCCACCAAAAGAAAAAAATAAAGATGATATTACTAAAGAACAATTAAGTATAAGAGAAGACGATAAAATTAGCAGTGTAAAAAAAAGATTAAAAGAATATGAAGAAAAAATAATTCCTTTGAGAAAATACTATTTGGAAAAGCCAGAACTGAAATATTTTAAAATTGATGGAGCAGAAAAATTATCTAACATTTTTAAAAAAATAGAGTCTATTTTAAATAAAAAGTAA
- the htpG gene encoding molecular chaperone HtpG, with translation MNKLKKETHSFQSEVKQLLHLMIHSLYSNKEIFLRELISNASDAIDKLRFLGISKPELYENESNTKIQISVNKSQGTLIINDNGIGMTRQDVINNLGTIAKSGTKSFLKSLENQKNNVKNELIGEFGVGFYSSFIVSEKVLVRTRFAGNNNDQGTLWESFGKGEYNITNIVKKTKGTEITLFLKKEENEFLETWRIQSIINKYSDHITVPIEIQMYDEKKKIYFWEQTNKAKALWTKQKSSISEVEYQEFYKHLTNDQNNPIIWNHSHVEGVHEYISLLYVPEKASWDIWNKDSKHGLKLYVKRVYIMDNSQAFLPNYLRFIKGIIDSNNLPLNVSREILQDNSITQNLKSALIKKSLKMLEKLSKNNNKYQIFWNQFGLVLKEGPAEDSKNLNLIANLLRFTSFKNNTAEQTMSLKEYVSNMHKEQEKIYYITSDSYTSAKNSPHLELFNKKNIDVLLLSDRIDEWMMNYLVEFEGKKFQSISKEDISLNKLTKEKIKNEKISTDISNFLKRAKKVLGNKIKLVRTTYRLTETPCVVLSDANEMSTQMAKLFSAAGQTVPELKYIFEINPQHPLIKKICKINDDKKFDEWINLLLDQALFAEKGNLENPHKFIATINKLLIEE, from the coding sequence ATGAATAAACTAAAAAAAGAAACACATAGTTTTCAATCAGAGGTAAAACAATTATTACATCTAATGATTCATTCTTTATATTCAAATAAAGAAATATTTTTAAGGGAACTTATATCTAATGCATCAGACGCAATAGACAAACTAAGATTTTTAGGAATATCTAAACCAGAATTATACGAAAATGAGAGTAATACTAAAATTCAAATATCTGTAAATAAATCTCAAGGAACATTAATTATCAATGACAATGGGATTGGAATGACTCGGCAAGATGTTATTAATAATTTAGGTACTATTGCTAAATCGGGTACTAAATCATTTTTAAAATCCTTAGAAAATCAAAAAAATAATGTAAAAAATGAACTAATCGGAGAATTTGGTGTAGGATTTTATTCTTCCTTTATTGTTTCTGAAAAAGTTTTAGTTAGAACAAGATTTGCTGGAAATAATAATGATCAAGGAACATTATGGGAATCATTCGGAAAGGGAGAATACAATATTACAAATATTGTTAAAAAAACTAAGGGGACTGAAATTACTTTATTTTTAAAAAAAGAAGAAAATGAATTTTTAGAAACATGGAGAATTCAAAGCATAATTAATAAATATTCTGATCATATTACAGTTCCAATAGAAATACAGATGTATGATGAAAAAAAGAAAATTTATTTCTGGGAACAAACAAATAAAGCAAAAGCATTATGGACAAAACAAAAATCGTCAATCTCTGAAGTTGAATATCAAGAATTTTATAAACACCTTACTAATGATCAAAATAACCCAATTATTTGGAATCATAGCCATGTAGAAGGTGTTCATGAATACATTAGTTTACTGTATGTTCCAGAAAAAGCTTCATGGGATATTTGGAATAAAGATAGTAAACATGGTTTAAAATTATATGTAAAACGTGTTTATATTATGGATAATTCACAAGCATTTCTTCCAAATTATTTAAGATTTATTAAGGGTATAATAGATTCAAATAACTTGCCTCTGAATGTTTCTCGAGAAATACTACAAGATAATTCTATTACTCAAAATTTAAAATCAGCATTGATAAAAAAATCATTAAAAATGCTCGAAAAATTATCAAAAAACAATAATAAATATCAAATTTTTTGGAATCAATTTGGATTAGTTCTAAAAGAAGGACCTGCAGAAGATAGTAAAAATTTAAATTTAATTGCTAACTTATTACGATTTACATCCTTCAAAAACAATACTGCAGAGCAAACAATGTCTTTAAAGGAATACGTATCTAATATGCATAAAGAACAAGAAAAAATATATTACATTACTTCAGATAGTTACACCTCAGCAAAAAATAGTCCTCATTTAGAATTATTTAATAAGAAAAATATTGATGTTTTACTGCTATCAGATAGAATTGACGAATGGATGATGAATTATCTTGTTGAATTTGAAGGAAAAAAATTTCAATCTATTAGTAAAGAAGATATATCATTAAATAAGTTAACTAAAGAAAAAATAAAAAACGAGAAGATTTCAACAGATATTTCTAATTTTTTAAAAAGAGCAAAAAAAGTACTTGGAAATAAAATTAAATTAGTGAGAACTACTTATAGATTAACAGAAACTCCATGCGTTGTTCTTAGTGATGCAAATGAAATGAGCACTCAAATGGCAAAACTGTTTAGCGCAGCAGGACAAACAGTTCCAGAATTAAAGTATATATTTGAAATTAATCCACAGCACCCATTAATAAAGAAAATATGCAAAATAAATGATGATAAAAAATTTGATGAATGGATTAATTTATTATTAGATCAAGCACTATTTGCAGAAAAAGGAAATTTAGAAAATCCACACAAATTTATTGCAACAATTAATAAACTTCTTATAGAAGAATAA
- a CDS encoding YbaB/EbfC family nucleoid-associated protein, with protein sequence MFTKGNLGNLMKQAQQMQEKMAKIQEEIAQMEVTGEAGAGLVKVTINGAHNCRKVEFDPSLLKDDKDMLEDLAAAAFNDATRRISEAQKKKMSSISTGMQLPTGFNIPI encoded by the coding sequence ATGTTTACTAAAGGCAATTTAGGTAATTTAATGAAACAAGCTCAGCAAATGCAAGAAAAAATGGCAAAAATACAAGAAGAAATAGCTCAAATGGAAGTAACAGGAGAAGCCGGAGCAGGATTAGTAAAAGTAACTATTAATGGAGCGCATAATTGTAGAAAAGTAGAATTTGATCCAAGTTTATTAAAAGATGATAAAGATATGCTAGAAGATTTAGCAGCTGCAGCATTTAATGATGCTACAAGACGTATCTCTGAAGCTCAAAAGAAAAAAATGTCTTCTATATCTACAGGAATGCAATTACCTACAGGATTTAATATTCCAATATAA
- the dnaX gene encoding DNA polymerase III subunit gamma/tau, with amino-acid sequence MIYQILARKWRPQSFDDIIGQKHIVQSISNGFSLGRIHHAWILSGTRGIGKTTIARILAKSLNCQMGVTSNACRKCNNCQEIEKGKSLDFIEIDAASRTKVEEMREILDNVHYPPIKSRFKIYLIDEVHMLSRHSFNALLKTLEEPPKHIKFILATTNIEKVPDTIISRCLYFQLNILSEDNIFHTLVLILKEECIKYEKEAIQTISYHSQGSMRDALNLLENAINSSYNYIKLKNINEMLGLPNKKNIFLLTKFLFKKDSRKIIFLLNKISSIGVDWENILTEVLRFLHHIAMIKLYPKTWNNKFFQNTEKEQEIKKIAENNDIKNIQICYQILLNGRKKLIFSPSYKIGVEMTFLEAIEKIKNKNIF; translated from the coding sequence ATGATTTATCAAATATTAGCAAGAAAATGGCGCCCTCAATCATTTGATGATATTATCGGTCAAAAACATATTGTTCAATCTATATCTAATGGATTTTCTCTTGGAAGAATTCATCATGCATGGATATTATCTGGCACTAGAGGTATAGGAAAAACTACAATTGCGCGTATTCTCGCTAAAAGTTTAAACTGTCAAATGGGAGTTACATCAAATGCATGTAGAAAATGTAACAATTGTCAAGAAATAGAAAAGGGTAAAAGTCTTGATTTTATCGAAATAGATGCCGCTTCGCGTACAAAAGTAGAGGAAATGCGAGAAATTTTAGATAACGTACACTACCCACCCATTAAAAGTCGATTTAAAATATATTTAATTGACGAAGTACACATGCTATCTCGACATAGCTTTAATGCTCTTTTAAAAACTTTAGAAGAACCTCCTAAGCATATTAAGTTCATTTTAGCCACAACAAATATTGAAAAAGTACCTGATACAATTATATCTCGTTGCTTATACTTTCAATTAAATATACTTTCCGAAGACAATATTTTTCATACTTTAGTATTAATTTTAAAAGAAGAATGTATTAAATATGAAAAAGAAGCTATTCAAACAATATCTTATCATTCACAAGGAAGTATGAGAGATGCATTAAACTTATTAGAAAACGCTATCAACTCAAGCTATAATTATATAAAATTAAAAAATATCAATGAAATGCTAGGTCTTCCAAACAAAAAAAATATTTTTTTATTAACTAAATTTTTATTTAAAAAAGATTCAAGGAAAATAATATTTCTATTAAATAAAATTAGTAGCATAGGAGTCGATTGGGAAAATATTTTAACAGAAGTTTTACGATTTTTGCATCATATTGCTATGATTAAATTATACCCAAAAACGTGGAATAATAAATTTTTTCAAAATACGGAGAAAGAACAGGAAATAAAAAAAATAGCAGAAAATAATGATATTAAAAATATTCAAATATGTTATCAAATTTTATTAAATGGAAGAAAAAAATTAATTTTTTCACCTAGTTATAAAATAGGTGTAGAAATGACTTTTCTTGAAGCAATTGAAAAAATTAAAAATAAAAATATTTTTTAA